The Coffea arabica cultivar ET-39 chromosome 6e, Coffea Arabica ET-39 HiFi, whole genome shotgun sequence genome contains the following window.
ATCCCACATccatatttttcttctcttctcctCTTCACTTCACTTGTTTTTTGTTTGCAGTCTTCTCTACCTTTGCCTCCCTCCTCTGCCTCACAGCTTCTTTCCCTTGCCTGAACTTCTTAACCTCAAATGGTGAGGATTATTAACCTCATCAAATCTCAATCCAGTTCTTGAATCATTCCTCACTTTTGATTGTTTTTTATCTGGGCTTTTACTATTTCTCTGTCAGATCAAagccttttcattttcttatcaCTTGAACAATTTCTTGTTGCTTCTTTACTTTGTTTACTTTTGCACATAGGAAAACCCATCTCGATTTTGGTTTTCTTTGATTGGAATTTTTATAAAGATGTGCTGAAAAGAGGTTTTTGGTTGAAGATGCAAATGGTGGCTGTTTCCGTTTCTTATGAGGTCTGCTTCAGTTGGTATGTTTCATTCTGTATGAAAGGTTGTGCAATGGATTTATTGGAAAGATTTGATCTTTTTCAGTTTGTTTGGGTGGTCTGTTTTGAGCTTCAAAGATTCCATTTTGATTGTTTTCAAGCATGTTTAAGTAAAGCAGTCTTAAGTTCTTTTGTTGTATGGTTGCTATGCAGACTTTGTTTTTCTCAGTATATGGTTTCAATCATAGGATAATCTGCTTTTTGTCTTGGATGTTATTgttgtattggattgattatgtAGTGATTTTCTTGGAACTGCCATTGGCTTGTTTTCTTTAGGCTCTGAAGTTTCGGTTTTACAGCTTTGCTTATTAGTTAGGCGCTATTTTATAACATCCGAATACACATGATGCTTTTACACTAATTAGTCAAAGTTCCAACCTTTATGTGTTTCCTGGGCATGAGAGCAAATATGGATTTGTATGCTTGCCAGGAAACAGAGCTTTTTGGGTTTTCTTATAGTCGTTTGCTTATTGGTGAATCTGAGGAGATATCCGTTTCCAAGATTTATTTTTGGTTCGTTTTCTAGTGTGTGGTTATATTTGTTGAGTTATTGTGATTGATCCTTCTCAGTATTTAAAGTTTCAATAGAAAGTCGTGAAATTTGTTGAGTTGTTTGAAGTTatctgattttctttttccgGGCAGGTTCTTCTGCAGAGATAATTAATTTTTGCCCaagtttttttttgctttctctGAAAAATGGGTAGAGGGAGAGGAAAGGGTAAGAAACAATTGAGTACTGCTGCTCGTGAAGATGCCGGAAGTGGTGAGGAGGAGAAATTACCGGTGAGGAGAAGGGGAAGGCCACAGAAACCACTGAAGGATGACATTGAGGAAGATGAAGATGTTGAGAagatagaagaagaagaagaagacagtGAAAGTGCAAAGAGCTCTGTTTTAAATAAAGATAGCAAGAATCAACCCACTGTTGAGAATGGCCGGAAGAGGAAAAGGGCTTCGCAAGTCAAGGAAAACTTAGATTCTATCAAAGAGGAAAATGGTGTGGGAAACAAGACTAACACTAATGAAGCAGTGAAGTCTGTTGGATTCAGACAGAACGGCAGCAGAAGAAAGAACAAGCCTCGTCGGGCTGCTGAAGTTGGTGTGGAGTGCAGATGAATTTTGTGCTCATTATTGGAGAGCACAAAAATTTGGCTTTCCATTTTATTTTGCCATTTGTCgtattttgttgtgtttgatAGTCTCAActgaaaattttattatcaatcaATATTCTGTGATGATATCAAGAAGCCTTTGGTTTTACCAATTACCAGATCATCATGTCAGATATGTTGTCTAATCTTTTCCTTTTGCACTTGAAGTCTGAAGCAAGCTGAATCCAACGTAGGTGTAAGTTCTTCTGCGATGGCATTTTGTTTTGGCATGGTTTAAGTAGCTTCTTTTGGTTTAGCATCCCTTGTATAATCTTCTTGAAGCCTGCTCATTGCTTTGCTTGACACGTTTGTGTACAGCAATGAAGCACGTATGAAAAAATTCCAGGTGGTtggctattaaaaaaaaaaaaaggaagattaTTGCCATAGGTTCAGGTGCAAACGACTCTACGAGTGCAGAGATTCTCCTGCCTGGAGATATCAGGTAAAGTACAAGAAGATCTTTGCTCTTTCTGGCCAATATTTCtgtttcaaaattgactaaactGCAGAAGAACTTGGGAGATTTGCCCCAGTGGAGATTTCAGGTAACATACAAGTGTTCTTCTTGTTTGTTACTTCAGATAACTTAATTGCAAGGCTCACTTTAGCTGTTTGATTTAGAAACCTTGAGGTTCTTTGGCTTTTTTGATATATGAATTTTTGACCTTTCATGATGTCAGTGACACAGTCTGTACAGTCACCGATGCTTGCTTGTGatataggaaaagaaattattttgaaGCTTGGTCTTCCTACAGTGCAAATTGTTCAATCATATAGTTTGTGCTGGGACATTTTGCATGAAATGAGATGGTACAAAATAAAGGCTTGGGGAAAATGGATGAAGTTCTATTTGCATCTTCTCTCTGGATTTTTTTGGCTGCATTGATGTTTTTGGCTAATATTGTACAGGTACTAAGTTCTACACATGAAACATTGTGAAAAGATTGGTTTTCTCTCATTGAACAATTTGAATCTGTTTTCACGTATGCAGACATGTCTAGATAGATGCACATGCGTGCGGAACCATTGTGCCTCGTATTCTTTTCTTGCTGCAGTTTGTTACAGCAAATGAAGGATATTAAGGTACTTCACTGCTTTGCAAAAGTTTGCAGATGGATTTATTAGTTATTAGTGGGATGATAATCAGTATTCTGATCTATTGAGGAATCGTTTCTTGCATCTGTTTCAACCACAAATCTGTTGCATGAGGAATTGGCATGCTAGAGTTTCTATTACAAACCTGCATAATTGGTCAAGGTGAAAGGAAGATTTCGGGATACATGGTTCAGTTACTCAGCTATTGGCAACAAAACTAAGCACAAGCAGACTAAATTTCTCatgaattgtacttgtaattCTTGTCGAATGGAGTTGATTGTCAAGTCCCCATGGccaaatttcatttcatctgAGTGCCTTCCAATCTATAGGCATTTAACTCTCCCTCCTGTTTAATTTTCAAGTACAGATCATCTTGCAAAAATTGAGCCTAAATGTTCAACCTATTCTGACAATCCTATCAATAAAGTTGCTGGGATATGAATTGATGGGAGGGGTCAAAAGGCGGAGTTCTGTTTTCGTTTGTTTTGGTTTAGTGAGCAGTTGGGCCTTCCGAATGACCAGAACGTCAAAAGGCCTCATTGTCTTTTGTACTTTTTTGGGGATTAGCATCAATCATTGGGGGCCTTTAACTCTTTTACTTAACAATTTCACCAAAGGAACTTGACTATGATACCCACCCATTAttgtctttttcctttttctttatttttttttttgaaaaaataaatcccTGGAGACTTCGTTTGGGCATCTGCTAGTTAGCAAAATtcagaaaagaagaaatttgcacctaaaaaaataataataataagcaATGCTAAATAGACATTGGTGGTTGCCAAGTTGGGATGCATAAGCAAGTTGGTCCGGTCCCTTGTAAGTTTTCAAGGATTAGGTGACCAGGAGAAGGGGTTCTTGGCAACCATAATCTTTGGTAAATAAGGAAATGTAGTAAGAGTGTGGAAGTAGGATTGTGGACCAGAGAAAAGTAAAACACTAAATTTAGACTTGTGGCTAGCCAGGGCAGGCATCTGGAAGTTGGTTTTTCCAGCAAAACAGATAACTGCAGTaagaaattggaaacaataATTATTTTGATGACTACATTGTCTAAATTAAAAAAGGTCGAATCATTTCTTCCCCAAAAAGAGAAGTCTATGTTTGATAGAAAATAAATCCAATACTTTTGTTGGATTGTTGATcacaatgtttttttttttttttatggagaAGACAATCCTATGTAATTTAAAAAGGAAGTGTAGACGAAGGAATGGACATTTTAAAATTGAAAGGGGGCAAAGTGATTAAggaatgaagtttacaaaattgAGGTGACAGGGGGGCGAATAAGatacaaaattgaaaatattcTTTAATATCAAGCCTATTGTGCAATTTTCAAAACTTTAGGGAGGAGTGGGCAATTGCCTACCTACCCTCATATGTGTGCATACCTCCGCCTATATTCAAAGTGCTGACAATATGATTAACATTGGTTTTGAAATTTAAGCTCTTTTTACACAATTTAtgagttcaaaaaaaaaatttgtgattAGTTTACCCAAATCATTTAGAGTCCACAAAAAGGTGCTGAAAAATTGACCAAACAAGGAAtcacaaaatcaaaaaaaaaaaaaagaaaaagaaaaaacgcaCGCGGTTTTATGCACGGAATTCAATTATTCACCGTGTTGCAACCTAGACTTTGGTTGAGGGGGTTAACATTTCCCGACGCCTGTGTGGTCATTTTTGTTCCTTCCGTTCCGTTGTTACTATTTGCTTTCTTGGGAATTGGAGGTGGTGTTTCTGAATATGAAATAGCTtttattgaatttggaaataagaaaaaatgtttccaaaaaaaagactttttcttttctaaatttttttctcTCACGCTCCTCTCCACACCCTTCCTCCCAAGAACTAGAAGGAAGATTTGAATCCTGAATTCGACCGCGACAAAAAGTCTAAGAGCTCTCTCCTTATAGATGCGATATTAGATTGACTAAAATTTTAAAGTCTCATTAGATTTATATAtgcaaatttgaaaaaaaaaattatgttatATATCATGGTTGTTTTGTATATATAACATCATGCTTACTCAAATTGTAAGTTTTACCAATAATTGAAGTATTATTCGTGAAGTATAATAGCAAAAAGGTTATTACGTGTTTTGTATGATTAGCAAAAAAGTACGAATATCTTTcaaggattaattttttatccactgaaaatgtaatgattttttttatactaACAACTTCGGATGTATATCATACGTGCATGATTTGAATTCTAAATTTGAATTCTTGTTATATGACAAATGTATTTTAGAGTATTTTATatgaaatacaaaaaaaaaaatttaattatgcATGGGAACGTATATTAAACGTGCGTAATACAAATTTGTTACTAACTGTGCTATCTAGGGCATCCACGTGATGGATTTAAAGCCGTTGTTGTAGAAAAAAAGTGCGAAAAAAATTCTTTAATTAAAAATACAATGTGCATTGAATTACAGTACAACTCTTATTAGACAAATTACACCGAGAAACATGCAAAACTATAAGCTGAGTGAAAATCATAGTTATGAGACACATAATTAATACAAGTCCAAGTATAGTAACTGGAGACTcgacttttgacccaaaaaaaaaaaaaaatgatcgtACACCAAGACACATAATTAATACAAGTCCAACTTGGCTCGACTTTATCGTACTAAAATGGCAAATGTTTGATAGTATCACATTCCAGCAGTGAATAAATCTTGCTCGTCAAATTGATCCTAACTGCACAAGTGAAATCAATTAGGATCAGTTTTAAGTACTATATAAGGCTTAATGAGTCAAATAAATGTTCCTAAAATCGAGACGCTAAACAAAATGAAATTCGTCAGAGGTACGGTTGAATATAAGCATGGTGTGGTTGAATATAAGGGTCCATATATATGTTGAAGAAGAGTAAATGAAGTCATCATGGGTTGAACGATAAACTGAAGtaaaattcaagaaagaaaCTATAATTGTTTAAGGATAAATTAAAGTAAAATTCCAGAATGAAACTAGAAGTGTTGACAAGAGAGACATACCTGATCAACCATGCTTGGTCCGATGAAACATTACGGACATTAATAGAGGGTATATGGGAGACTTTGTCAAAATCCTGTCCCTGATCTTCATGACCATTTGTTGCTTGGATCCTATCTGTGAATTTCTTTGGCATCCGCACAATGTTCAACTCTTTCAGAGTTGTAACGAATTTCAATCCACTGGGAACCATCTCCAGATTTAGGCAATATACAATCGTCAAGACCGAAAGGTTGGGCATGGCTCCTTCATCAACATTCCACTTCTCTAAGTTCGGTAGACGCTCAAAACGAAGAAATCTAAGTTGGCCAAAACCCGTTGCCTTGCACCTCATCTCTTTGCCGAGAAAAGATCTATATTGCAAGTGAAGTGATCGTAGATTAGGAAGCCTTTCCAGTGTCTCCATGGGATCTTCCTCTATGTCGAGCCAGGATAGCATCCACGTAATTGGCCGGAAGATACAAGTGCCTAAGCTGTCTCATCTTCCAAAGAACATTAGGTATTCTACACACTCCAGCCCGTAAATCAAGTGTCTGCAAGTT
Protein-coding sequences here:
- the LOC140009740 gene encoding probable disease resistance RPP8-like protein 2 — translated: MRCKATGFGQLRFLRFERLPNLEKWNVDEGAMPNLSVLTIVYCLNLEMVPSGLKFVTTLKELNIVRMPKKFTDRIQATNGHEDQGQDFDKVSHIPSINVRNVSSDQAWLIS
- the LOC113697222 gene encoding uncharacterized protein; amino-acid sequence: MGRGRGKGKKQLSTAAREDAGSGEEEKLPVRRRGRPQKPLKDDIEEDEDVEKIEEEEEDSESAKSSVLNKDSKNQPTVENGRKRKRASQVKENLDSIKEENGVGNKTNTNEAVKSVGFRQNGSRRKNKPRRAAEVGVECR